One Paenibacillus sp. FSL W8-0186 genomic window carries:
- a CDS encoding MarR family transcriptional regulator, producing MKEILREIGMIARALDSISNIEFKEFDLTKGQYLYLVRICEYPGIIQEKLAEMIKVDRSTAARAIKKLEISGFIKKKEDQHNKKIKKLFATEKGKHIYPFIIREHDYSNSVALEGFSEEEAEAIFHFIQRIRKNIEKDWELVKKGNRRNY from the coding sequence ATGAAAGAAATTCTTCGTGAAATTGGAATGATCGCAAGGGCGCTGGATTCCATCAGTAATATAGAATTTAAAGAATTTGATCTTACAAAAGGGCAGTATTTATACCTCGTGCGAATATGCGAATATCCAGGAATCATTCAAGAAAAATTAGCTGAAATGATCAAGGTCGACCGATCAACAGCTGCTCGTGCTATCAAAAAACTTGAAATTAGTGGCTTTATAAAAAAGAAAGAAGATCAACATAACAAAAAAATAAAAAAACTCTTTGCAACAGAGAAAGGGAAACATATTTATCCTTTTATTATAAGAGAACATGATTATTCCAATTCCGTTGCTTTAGAGGGATTTTCAGAAGAAGAAGCAGAAGCTATTTTCCATTTTATCCAGAGAATAAGAAAAAATATAGAAAAAGATTGGGAACTTGTAAAAAAGGGGAATAGGAGAAACTATTGA
- a CDS encoding Rrf2 family transcriptional regulator has translation MHMKTGVEQSVYAILLLSLLPEKAVLPGEAISQQLGASATYFQKLLRKLVSADLITSVPGVKGGFKLKKKLENIRIYDVYLAIEGQQTLYSSCGTLNDMLELPAEEQCCLLTDLMEEAETAWKSVLKRQTVADLAAEMQEERFRGKLECLQAWIKEKMVV, from the coding sequence ATGCACATGAAGACGGGCGTTGAGCAATCCGTGTATGCCATACTCCTGCTCAGCCTGCTGCCTGAAAAGGCAGTGCTGCCAGGGGAAGCGATCAGCCAGCAGTTGGGCGCCTCGGCTACTTATTTTCAGAAATTATTGAGAAAATTAGTGAGCGCTGATCTCATCACATCCGTCCCTGGCGTCAAAGGCGGCTTCAAGCTGAAAAAGAAGCTGGAGAATATCCGGATTTATGACGTGTATCTCGCAATAGAGGGACAGCAGACACTGTATTCCTCATGCGGCACCTTGAACGATATGCTCGAGCTGCCTGCAGAGGAGCAATGCTGTCTGTTGACCGATTTGATGGAGGAAGCGGAGACAGCCTGGAAGTCCGTGCTGAAGCGCCAAACCGTCGCCGATCTGGCTGCAGAAATGCAGGAGGAGCGGTTTAGAGGCAAATTGGAGTGTTTACAAGCGTGGATCAAGGAAAAAATGGTTGTATAG
- a CDS encoding iron ABC transporter permease — translation MSKYKPLRSEGAKFSVLIEKKAVWISFILFIICLAVMIVSTGSGSQFISPIDVIKVLVGKGEPTYEIIIMKLRLPRIVIAVLVGASLAVAGAVLQSIIRNPLASPDVVGITEGASLGAVLFIFMFGGTVSIHWMPLTSIAGAFLVTGLLYVLSWKKGVDPLRLVLIGIGLSAAIKSISYMLIISGPLQLAQRSLTFMTGSIYGTSWDKDVLTLLPWVAILLPLTWLQSRNVNIQALGDEVASSAGAHVQRHRIGLLALSVALAGAAIAIAGAIGFIGLMAPHMARKLVGSSFGNVLPVSALLGAIILLLADLAARTAFLPNDIPAGVLTAAIGAPFFMYLLYRNRNRY, via the coding sequence ATGAGCAAATACAAGCCGCTACGTTCAGAGGGCGCCAAATTTTCCGTGTTGATTGAGAAAAAGGCTGTCTGGATTTCCTTCATACTATTCATTATCTGTCTCGCTGTCATGATCGTGAGCACCGGATCGGGAAGCCAGTTCATCTCGCCGATTGATGTTATCAAAGTGCTGGTGGGCAAAGGGGAGCCTACCTATGAAATTATTATCATGAAGCTCCGTTTGCCGCGAATTGTCATTGCGGTGCTAGTGGGAGCATCCCTGGCTGTTGCCGGTGCGGTTCTGCAGAGCATTATCCGCAATCCGCTGGCTTCTCCGGATGTCGTCGGGATTACGGAAGGGGCCTCGCTTGGCGCCGTTTTGTTTATTTTTATGTTTGGCGGCACGGTGTCAATTCATTGGATGCCGCTGACTTCTATAGCAGGAGCCTTTCTGGTTACAGGGCTGCTGTACGTCCTATCCTGGAAAAAAGGCGTTGATCCGCTGCGGCTGGTGCTGATCGGCATCGGACTGTCCGCCGCGATCAAATCGATCTCCTATATGTTAATTATTTCCGGGCCGCTGCAATTGGCTCAGCGCTCCCTAACCTTTATGACCGGCAGCATATACGGGACGTCTTGGGATAAAGATGTTCTGACGCTCCTGCCATGGGTGGCGATTCTATTGCCGCTTACCTGGCTGCAGTCCAGGAACGTCAACATTCAAGCGCTTGGGGACGAGGTGGCGAGCAGTGCCGGGGCGCACGTGCAGAGGCACCGAATAGGGCTTCTGGCATTAAGCGTAGCGCTCGCCGGGGCTGCAATCGCGATTGCCGGAGCTATCGGATTCATTGGATTAATGGCTCCGCATATGGCGCGCAAGCTTGTCGGTTCCTCTTTTGGGAATGTGCTGCCCGTCAGCGCTCTGCTTGGAGCGATCATTCTGCTGTTGGCTGATTTGGCAGCACGGACGGCGTTCCTGCCGAATGACATTCCTGCAGGAGTGTTGACGGCTGCTATCGGGGCTCCGTTTTTTATGTATTTGCTGTATCGCAACCGAAACCGCTATTAA
- a CDS encoding metallophosphoesterase, with protein sequence MFVVFGIIALLVYGLLVFYIGRSCWGWLKEGTPTWFKYVYIGVVVLLAVSFLLGRIGEGLVLFQILGAYWMAVFCVLLLVLPVVHVSLWLLRLTKLPRSTAKKGAGALVLIILLATIGYGSFNAYSPVVREYRVDIPKASPAAPELNIVMAADMHFGVLSGKQHAIRLVERINTLKPDIVLFPGDIVDDDLRPYEQKGIDKVLSGISARYGVYATLGNHDRYSGQMKHLIDVLEQGDMKILYDEAVTIDDSFTLIGRKDRIDRERAPLSGLVQGLDASKPLILLDHQPYDLDIAQQEGIDLMLSGHTHRGQIAPAHLITGMLFENDWGYLQKENLHSIVTSGFGFWGPPIRIGSRSEIVQIHVTFTE encoded by the coding sequence ATGTTTGTTGTTTTTGGCATCATTGCATTGCTTGTTTATGGCCTGTTAGTCTTCTATATCGGCCGAAGCTGCTGGGGTTGGCTGAAGGAAGGCACCCCCACCTGGTTCAAGTACGTCTACATAGGAGTTGTTGTACTGCTGGCCGTTTCTTTTCTGCTAGGAAGAATCGGAGAGGGTCTCGTGCTGTTCCAGATTCTCGGCGCGTACTGGATGGCCGTATTTTGCGTACTGCTGCTCGTACTGCCTGTCGTTCATGTCAGCTTGTGGCTGCTGCGGCTAACGAAACTGCCGCGTTCCACAGCGAAGAAGGGGGCAGGCGCCCTTGTGCTGATTATACTGCTGGCTACCATTGGTTATGGCAGTTTTAACGCCTATAGTCCCGTTGTCCGGGAATACCGCGTGGACATTCCGAAGGCTAGTCCGGCTGCTCCGGAGTTGAATATCGTCATGGCGGCAGATATGCATTTCGGGGTGTTATCCGGAAAGCAGCATGCGATCCGGCTAGTGGAGCGGATCAACACTCTGAAGCCAGACATCGTCTTATTCCCGGGGGATATTGTGGATGACGATCTCCGTCCATACGAGCAGAAGGGGATCGATAAAGTTCTAAGCGGCATCTCCGCACGGTACGGCGTCTATGCTACCTTGGGCAATCATGACCGCTACAGCGGGCAAATGAAGCATTTGATCGATGTCCTCGAGCAAGGAGATATGAAGATTCTCTACGATGAAGCCGTTACGATCGATGACAGCTTTACGCTAATCGGGCGTAAGGACCGGATTGACCGGGAACGTGCTCCGCTTAGCGGGCTTGTCCAAGGACTGGATGCGTCCAAACCGCTGATCTTGCTGGATCACCAGCCTTATGACCTCGATATCGCCCAGCAGGAGGGGATCGACCTGATGCTGTCAGGCCATACACATCGCGGACAGATTGCGCCAGCGCATCTCATTACCGGCATGTTATTCGAGAACGATTGGGGTTATTTGCAGAAAGAAAACCTGCATTCTATCGTCACGTCCGGCTTCGGCTTCTGGGGCCCGCCGATCCGCATTGGCAGCCGGTCCGAAATCGTACAAATTCATGTTACATTCACGGAATGA
- a CDS encoding radical SAM protein has translation MTTKNRPYLFYELTNSICSKCLKKVEAKVIIENDCVYLSKYCFEHGREKVLISTDVEYYKRCREFIKPSEMPQHWNTPIRYGCPYDCGLCPDHEQHSCLSIVEIIDQCNLKCPICYADSSPDKKLWRSLEEVERMLDAVVRNEGEPDIVQISGGEPTIHPQFFEILDMAKSKPIKHLMVNTNGIRIAQDREFVKRLADYLPGFELYLQFDSFEREVLQELRGADLRQIREKAIAHLNEFNISTTLVVTLKKGLNDHEIGDIIQYGLKQRAVRGVTFQPIQAAGRTEDFDPAKDRLTLSEVRQSIIDQSGVFEAEDMLPVPCHPDSLAMGYALKLNDGVIPLTRMVDPQILLEGGRNTIVFEQDQSLREHIFELFSTNHSPESSAMSLKSLLCCLPFVQVPESVSYDNVFRVIIMQFLDPYYFDVRSVKKSCVHIVHPDGRIIPFDTYNIFYRGGLEERLKEIKAEMEGRRE, from the coding sequence ATGACGACAAAAAATCGACCGTATTTATTCTACGAGCTCACGAACAGCATCTGCTCGAAATGCCTGAAGAAGGTGGAAGCGAAGGTCATTATTGAAAACGATTGCGTCTACCTGTCGAAGTACTGCTTCGAGCACGGGCGGGAAAAAGTGCTCATCTCAACCGACGTCGAGTATTATAAACGCTGCCGCGAATTCATCAAGCCTTCGGAGATGCCGCAGCACTGGAATACGCCCATTCGTTATGGCTGTCCATACGATTGCGGATTATGCCCCGATCACGAGCAGCACAGCTGCCTGTCCATCGTGGAAATCATCGATCAATGCAATTTGAAATGCCCGATCTGCTATGCCGATTCCTCTCCGGACAAGAAGCTGTGGCGCTCTCTGGAGGAAGTTGAGCGAATGCTGGACGCCGTTGTGCGCAATGAAGGCGAGCCGGACATCGTACAGATCAGCGGGGGTGAGCCGACGATCCATCCGCAGTTTTTCGAAATTCTCGATATGGCCAAGAGCAAGCCGATTAAGCATCTGATGGTGAATACGAACGGCATCCGCATCGCGCAGGATCGGGAGTTCGTGAAGCGCTTGGCAGACTATTTACCGGGCTTCGAGCTGTACTTGCAGTTCGACAGCTTTGAACGAGAGGTGCTGCAGGAGCTGCGCGGCGCCGATCTGCGGCAAATCCGCGAGAAGGCGATCGCACATTTGAATGAATTCAATATTTCCACGACCCTTGTAGTCACGTTGAAAAAAGGGCTAAACGACCACGAAATTGGCGATATTATCCAATACGGCCTTAAGCAGCGGGCCGTGCGCGGCGTTACGTTCCAGCCGATCCAGGCGGCAGGCCGGACGGAGGATTTCGATCCCGCCAAGGATCGGCTGACGTTAAGCGAGGTCAGGCAGTCGATTATCGATCAGTCCGGTGTGTTCGAGGCCGAAGACATGCTTCCGGTGCCCTGCCATCCGGACAGCCTCGCGATGGGTTATGCCTTGAAACTGAATGACGGGGTCATACCTCTTACTCGTATGGTTGATCCGCAGATTTTACTAGAGGGCGGCCGCAATACGATCGTGTTCGAGCAGGATCAAAGTTTGAGGGAGCATATTTTCGAGCTGTTCTCCACCAACCATTCGCCGGAATCATCAGCCATGTCTTTGAAAAGCTTGCTCTGCTGCCTGCCGTTTGTGCAGGTTCCCGAGTCGGTAAGCTATGACAATGTGTTCCGCGTCATCATTATGCAATTCCTCGATCCGTATTATTTCGACGTGCGCTCTGTCAAGAAGTCCTGCGTGCATATCGTTCATCCGGACGGAAGAATTATTCCTTTTGATACATACAACATTTTTTACCGGGGTGGCCTGGAAGAGCGCTTAAAGGAGATAAAAGCTGAAATGGAGGGAAGAAGAGAATGA
- a CDS encoding HAD family hydrolase, translating to MTINAVLFDLDGTLLDRDASLLKFVRDQYDRYPELQIVEKESFVQRFIELDHHGYVWKDKVYQQMMDEFSIKNMDWTLLIEDYIRNFQKHCIGFPNLLSMLTQLKNHNIKLALISNGFGQFQYDNFKALHIEHLFDEVLISEWEGLRKPDKAIFNRALTKLGVNAENALFVGDHPDNDIRASRDAGMRAVWKRNRQFETVVDADAVIDDLEELFAVVLSFGIMPGA from the coding sequence TTGACTATAAATGCGGTTCTTTTTGATTTGGATGGAACGCTGCTAGACCGTGACGCATCACTGTTAAAGTTTGTGAGGGACCAGTACGATCGTTACCCCGAGTTACAAATCGTTGAAAAAGAAAGTTTCGTTCAACGGTTTATCGAGCTTGATCATCATGGTTACGTATGGAAGGACAAGGTATATCAACAGATGATGGACGAGTTTTCTATTAAAAACATGGACTGGACCTTACTTATAGAGGATTACATAAGAAATTTCCAAAAGCATTGTATCGGCTTTCCTAATTTATTGAGCATGCTTACTCAATTAAAAAACCATAACATCAAATTGGCATTGATCTCCAACGGTTTTGGGCAATTCCAATACGATAATTTCAAGGCGTTACACATTGAACATTTATTCGACGAGGTTTTAATATCGGAATGGGAAGGGCTGCGGAAACCTGATAAAGCAATTTTCAATCGCGCTTTGACGAAACTGGGCGTAAACGCCGAAAATGCTCTCTTTGTTGGAGATCATCCTGATAACGATATACGAGCTAGTCGTGACGCTGGAATGAGAGCGGTTTGGAAACGTAATCGTCAGTTCGAAACGGTTGTTGATGCTGATGCCGTAATTGATGATCTAGAGGAATTATTTGCTGTTGTATTATCTTTTGGAATAATGCCAGGAGCATAG
- a CDS encoding GNAT family N-acetyltransferase: MNIEIKRCNHEDLRNLQAIGVETFHDTFKHQNSSENMKAYLDKAFNLKQLEKELSNTSSQFYFIYCNENVGGYLKINIDDAQSEDMGKDSLEIERIYVKKNFQKQGLGKYLVNKALEIAMERNKKKIWLGVWEKNEKAIAFYKKMGFIQTGAHSFYMGDEEQIDFIMIKHI; encoded by the coding sequence ATGAATATAGAAATAAAAAGATGCAACCATGAAGATTTACGCAACCTTCAAGCCATTGGTGTTGAAACATTTCATGATACATTTAAGCATCAGAATTCATCCGAAAATATGAAAGCCTACTTGGATAAGGCTTTTAATTTGAAACAGTTAGAAAAAGAACTATCAAATACTTCTTCCCAATTTTATTTTATTTATTGCAATGAGAATGTAGGCGGTTATTTAAAGATAAACATAGATGATGCTCAATCTGAAGATATGGGCAAGGATTCGCTAGAAATCGAGAGGATCTATGTAAAAAAGAATTTTCAAAAACAGGGGCTTGGCAAGTATCTTGTAAATAAAGCTTTGGAAATTGCAATGGAGCGTAATAAAAAGAAAATCTGGCTAGGTGTATGGGAAAAGAATGAGAAGGCCATTGCGTTTTACAAGAAAATGGGGTTTATTCAAACGGGAGCGCACTCTTTTTACATGGGTGATGAAGAGCAGATAGACTTTATTATGATCAAGCACATATGA
- a CDS encoding iron ABC transporter permease, which translates to MRVVYMIASLVALGAIMIASIAFGVTDIPLSTVWESLTHFNGSNEHLVILTTRIPRALIAASVGACLAVAGAVMQVMTRNPIASPSTLGVNSGAAFFIMLASAWLGVSGMHAFTWVALIGAAISGGIVFLLGSIGRDGMSPVKITLAGASMSAFFASLTQGLMLTDGKMFDQILVWLVGSVAGREMSQLQAVWPYMLAGMIISLLLSRHLNVLAMGDDVAQGLGQSTAYIKLFGALAVILLAGGSVAVAGPIAFVGIIIPHIVRYLVGTDFRWILPYCAVLGAILLVAADLGSRYIAMPKEVPVGVMTAVIGVPFFVYIARKGRRTS; encoded by the coding sequence ATGAGAGTCGTATATATGATCGCATCACTCGTCGCTCTTGGAGCGATAATGATAGCAAGCATCGCATTTGGGGTAACGGATATCCCGCTAAGCACAGTATGGGAATCGCTTACTCATTTTAATGGAAGCAATGAACATTTGGTGATTCTCACTACGAGGATACCGAGAGCGCTGATCGCGGCTTCGGTAGGAGCCTGCCTGGCGGTAGCCGGAGCGGTTATGCAGGTGATGACGCGAAATCCGATCGCTTCCCCAAGCACGCTTGGCGTTAACTCGGGAGCTGCATTTTTCATTATGCTGGCTTCGGCTTGGCTAGGGGTGTCCGGAATGCACGCTTTTACGTGGGTCGCGCTGATTGGAGCCGCCATTAGCGGGGGAATCGTCTTTCTGCTGGGGAGCATTGGCAGGGACGGCATGTCGCCGGTCAAGATCACGCTTGCCGGGGCATCGATGTCGGCATTTTTTGCTTCGCTGACTCAGGGGTTGATGCTGACAGACGGCAAAATGTTCGATCAGATTCTCGTATGGCTTGTCGGATCGGTAGCCGGGCGGGAAATGTCCCAATTGCAGGCGGTATGGCCGTATATGCTAGCGGGCATGATCATTTCGCTATTGCTGTCCAGGCATTTAAATGTGCTGGCCATGGGCGATGATGTCGCTCAGGGGCTCGGCCAAAGCACGGCGTACATCAAGTTGTTCGGCGCGCTGGCGGTAATACTGCTGGCCGGCGGTTCAGTCGCCGTAGCCGGACCGATTGCGTTCGTGGGCATTATCATTCCACATATCGTCCGTTACCTGGTCGGCACGGACTTTCGCTGGATATTGCCTTATTGCGCAGTTCTCGGCGCTATTTTACTGGTCGCCGCCGATTTGGGTTCGCGCTACATCGCTATGCCGAAGGAAGTTCCTGTCGGGGTAATGACTGCGGTCATCGGCGTACCGTTCTTTGTTTACATTGCTAGGAAAGGCAGACGCACGTCATGA
- a CDS encoding iron-siderophore ABC transporter substrate-binding protein: protein MFVHKTNHKLSHTFKIAALFLALFLVLTACGSKDSAGGNNQPAPANNSQSENAASGNDDQVRVVKHAMGETEIKGTPQKVVVLTNEGTEALLALGVKPIGAVRSWTGDPWYDHIKDEMEGVTVVGEESQPNLELIAGLQPDLIIGNKMRQEKVYEQLKAIAPTVMAEDLRGEWKINFKLYAEALGKSAEGDELMAAFDARIEDFKAKAGDKVNETVSVVRFMAGKTRVYHTNTFSGIIFDQIGLARTDMTKNAKDSFVDEITKERLPEADADRLFYFTYETGDDKANATEQEWTNDPLWKNLGAVKNGRAYKVSDAIWNTAGGIKAANLMLDELYEIYEIQQ from the coding sequence ATGTTCGTACACAAAACAAATCATAAACTGAGCCACACCTTCAAAATAGCCGCGCTATTTTTGGCACTGTTCCTGGTGCTTACCGCATGCGGCAGCAAGGACTCGGCGGGTGGAAACAACCAGCCTGCTCCGGCTAATAACTCGCAATCTGAGAATGCAGCTTCCGGCAATGATGATCAGGTTCGCGTAGTGAAGCATGCCATGGGAGAAACCGAAATCAAAGGCACGCCGCAAAAGGTCGTTGTTCTAACCAATGAAGGAACCGAAGCCTTGCTCGCGCTGGGGGTCAAGCCTATAGGCGCCGTTCGATCCTGGACGGGAGATCCTTGGTATGACCACATTAAAGATGAGATGGAAGGCGTAACTGTAGTCGGCGAGGAAAGCCAGCCGAACCTGGAGCTGATCGCTGGTCTGCAGCCCGATCTGATTATCGGAAACAAAATGCGTCAGGAGAAAGTCTACGAGCAGCTGAAAGCGATCGCTCCGACCGTCATGGCCGAGGATCTGCGCGGCGAATGGAAAATCAACTTCAAGCTATATGCTGAAGCGCTTGGCAAATCTGCAGAAGGTGATGAACTGATGGCCGCATTCGATGCACGCATCGAAGACTTCAAGGCGAAAGCCGGCGACAAAGTGAACGAAACCGTATCCGTCGTTCGTTTCATGGCAGGTAAAACTCGCGTCTACCACACCAATACATTCTCCGGCATTATCTTTGACCAGATCGGTCTGGCACGCACGGACATGACGAAGAACGCGAAGGATTCCTTCGTCGATGAAATTACTAAGGAGCGTCTGCCGGAAGCAGATGCGGATCGCCTCTTCTACTTCACTTATGAAACCGGAGACGATAAAGCAAATGCGACCGAACAGGAATGGACAAACGACCCATTGTGGAAAAACCTTGGCGCGGTAAAGAACGGACGCGCTTATAAAGTAAGCGATGCGATTTGGAACACAGCTGGCGGCATTAAAGCTGCCAATCTAATGCTCGATGAACTCTATGAAATCTATGAGATTCAGCAATAA
- a CDS encoding VOC family protein, with protein sequence MALQCNQIFVNLPVKDLPKTKNFFEQVGFEFNPQFTDEKAACLVISEHIYAMLLSEAYFKTFTKKDIPDTKENAEVIVALSASSREQVDEIVERALAAGGQPFNDPVDHGFMYTRSFQDPDGHLWEVVYMDPATIEQG encoded by the coding sequence ATGGCGCTTCAATGTAATCAGATTTTTGTAAATTTGCCGGTAAAAGATTTGCCCAAGACGAAGAATTTCTTTGAACAGGTTGGATTCGAATTTAATCCCCAGTTCACGGACGAGAAAGCAGCCTGCCTGGTCATAAGCGAGCATATTTATGCCATGCTGCTGAGCGAGGCCTATTTCAAGACCTTTACGAAGAAAGACATCCCGGATACAAAGGAAAATGCAGAGGTGATTGTCGCTTTGTCCGCAAGCAGCCGGGAGCAGGTGGATGAAATCGTGGAACGGGCTCTTGCTGCAGGCGGCCAGCCTTTTAATGATCCAGTAGATCACGGGTTTATGTACACTCGGAGCTTCCAGGATCCTGATGGCCATTTATGGGAGGTCGTATATATGGACCCGGCCACGATTGAACAGGGTTGA
- a CDS encoding LLM class flavin-dependent oxidoreductase, with protein MSQHHKKLSEVSYSVLDLVPITKGGSPAQSFKNSLDLAQHVEQWGYRRYWLAEHHNMPGIGSSATSVVIGYIAGGTSTIRVGSGGIMLPNHSPLVIAEQFGTLEAMYPGRIDLGLGRAPGSDQSTMLALRRDPRANGHDFPDQLQQLRSYLDENSRHNRVRAIPGEGQDIPIWLLGSSGFSSALAAKLGLPFSFASHFAPEHTVAALTQYKSQFQPSDVLDKPYAMAGINVFAADTTEEAEYLATSFQQQFLSLIRNHPGQIPPPVESMENIWTEYEKALVMKQLNASIIGNPDEVREKLQAFIDNTGADELIINTTMYDHKARVRSYELVAEITGMKN; from the coding sequence ATGAGCCAACATCATAAAAAACTAAGCGAAGTTTCATATTCCGTATTGGATCTTGTGCCAATCACAAAAGGTGGTTCGCCAGCCCAATCTTTCAAGAACAGTCTTGATTTGGCCCAGCATGTCGAGCAATGGGGGTATCGGCGATACTGGCTCGCCGAGCATCACAATATGCCGGGGATTGGCAGCTCGGCGACTTCAGTTGTTATCGGTTATATCGCTGGCGGAACAAGCACGATACGAGTTGGTTCCGGCGGAATCATGCTGCCCAACCACTCGCCGCTAGTCATCGCTGAGCAATTCGGCACGCTGGAAGCCATGTATCCCGGACGGATCGATCTCGGCTTAGGCCGTGCTCCGGGAAGCGACCAGAGTACGATGCTGGCGCTTCGCCGCGATCCTCGCGCGAACGGTCATGATTTTCCAGATCAGCTGCAGCAGCTGCGAAGCTACCTGGATGAGAATTCACGGCATAACCGTGTAAGGGCGATACCCGGGGAAGGCCAAGACATTCCCATCTGGCTGCTCGGTTCCAGCGGCTTCAGTTCCGCACTAGCAGCAAAGCTGGGATTGCCGTTTTCATTCGCTAGCCATTTCGCCCCTGAACATACAGTTGCGGCGTTAACGCAGTATAAATCCCAGTTCCAGCCCTCTGATGTACTGGATAAACCATATGCAATGGCCGGGATTAATGTGTTCGCGGCCGACACGACGGAAGAGGCGGAGTACCTCGCGACTTCGTTCCAGCAACAATTCCTAAGCCTGATCCGTAATCACCCTGGTCAAATTCCGCCGCCAGTCGAGAGCATGGAGAACATTTGGACGGAGTATGAGAAAGCCTTGGTCATGAAGCAACTGAATGCTTCGATTATCGGCAACCCGGACGAAGTCAGGGAGAAACTACAGGCGTTTATAGATAACACAGGGGCGGATGAGCTGATTATTAATACGACGATGTATGATCATAAAGCGCGCGTTCGTTCTTACGAGCTTGTTGCCGAGATTACCGGCATGAAGAACTGA
- a CDS encoding ABC transporter ATP-binding protein, whose amino-acid sequence MGTLEAKELGLSYGSAYIFENLNLSIPEGKITVFIGSNGCGKSTLLRSMARLLKPQQGTVILAGSDISSMSTKEVAKKLAILPQGPTAPEGLTVLQLVKQGRYPYQSWLKQWSQEDEQVVQQALEATGMSELAERPVDALSGGQRQRAWIAMTLAQETPIILLDEPTTYLDLTHQIEVLDLLYEMNDRDKRTIVMVLHDINLACRYADHIVAIRDGRIEAQGAPNEVVDEQLIENVFRLKCEIIPDPLYGTPLCIPHDNCRLRAARALAQQQQRKVDSPPRDSISEEGNHEEEETAEPKRELVAASSASV is encoded by the coding sequence ATGGGTACGCTGGAAGCGAAGGAGCTCGGATTGTCATATGGAAGCGCCTATATATTCGAAAATTTGAATCTCTCCATACCGGAGGGGAAAATCACCGTGTTCATCGGCAGCAACGGATGCGGCAAATCGACGCTGCTCCGCTCTATGGCCAGACTCCTGAAGCCGCAGCAGGGCACGGTTATCCTGGCGGGCAGCGATATCTCCAGCATGTCAACGAAAGAGGTTGCGAAGAAGCTGGCGATCCTCCCGCAGGGCCCGACGGCTCCCGAGGGGCTGACCGTGCTGCAGCTCGTCAAGCAAGGAAGATATCCCTATCAGAGCTGGCTGAAGCAGTGGTCGCAAGAAGACGAGCAAGTTGTTCAGCAAGCGCTAGAAGCGACAGGCATGAGTGAACTGGCTGAACGCCCTGTAGACGCATTGTCGGGCGGTCAGCGGCAGCGGGCATGGATCGCCATGACTTTGGCTCAAGAGACGCCGATCATCCTGCTGGATGAACCGACGACATACCTCGATCTGACGCATCAAATCGAAGTTCTGGATTTACTTTATGAGATGAATGATCGCGATAAGCGGACGATTGTCATGGTACTTCATGACATTAATCTTGCTTGCAGATATGCGGACCATATTGTAGCGATTCGAGATGGACGAATTGAGGCGCAAGGAGCGCCTAATGAAGTCGTAGACGAGCAGCTTATCGAAAACGTCTTCCGGCTCAAATGCGAGATCATTCCGGATCCGTTATACGGCACACCGCTGTGCATTCCGCATGATAATTGCCGGCTGCGGGCTGCCCGCGCACTGGCGCAGCAGCAGCAAAGAAAGGTTGACAGCCCGCCTCGGGATTCAATTTCTGAAGAGGGAAACCATGAGGAGGAAGAAACGGCTGAACCGAAGAGGGAGTTAGTTGCTGCCTCATCCGCCTCGGTATAA